From the Xenorhabdus ishibashii genome, one window contains:
- the nudC gene encoding NAD(+) diphosphatase yields MQQKLTGREQGWWIVSLENRVWLPQGELPLGTANQWALQGHIAQPIGEWLGETVWLVRQKMASDMSSPRLVAAQNDKLFQLVGRGVQLAEFYRSHHYCGYCGQEMQHSQREWACLCNHCHEHYYPQIAPSIIVGIRRDDHILLAQHQRHRNGVHTVLAGFVEVGETLEEAVHREVMEESGIKIRNLRYVTSQPWPFPNSLMVGFLADYESGEINVDPVELISADWYRYDNLPLIPPPDTIARRLIEDTVALCRHQ; encoded by the coding sequence ATGCAACAAAAACTGACAGGTAGAGAACAAGGCTGGTGGATTGTTAGTCTTGAAAATCGGGTTTGGCTACCACAAGGGGAATTACCTTTAGGTACGGCCAATCAGTGGGCATTGCAAGGCCATATAGCACAACCTATCGGTGAGTGGTTAGGGGAAACGGTTTGGTTGGTGCGTCAGAAAATGGCTTCAGATATGTCCTCTCCCCGTTTAGTTGCTGCTCAGAATGATAAGTTATTTCAATTGGTCGGGCGTGGTGTGCAATTGGCTGAGTTTTATCGTTCACATCACTATTGTGGTTATTGTGGTCAGGAGATGCAGCATAGTCAGCGTGAATGGGCCTGTTTGTGCAACCATTGCCATGAACATTACTATCCACAAATAGCGCCTAGTATCATTGTCGGTATTCGCCGTGATGACCATATTTTGCTGGCACAACATCAGCGTCATCGCAATGGGGTTCATACCGTACTGGCCGGTTTTGTTGAAGTGGGGGAAACTCTGGAAGAGGCTGTGCATCGTGAAGTGATGGAGGAGAGCGGAATTAAGATCCGTAACTTGCGTTATGTTACTTCCCAGCCGTGGCCTTTCCCGAATTCATTGATGGTGGGCTTTCTGGCTGATTATGAGAGCGGTGAAATCAATGTTGACCCCGTCGAACTTATCAGTGCAGATTGGTATCGTTATGATAACCTTCCCTTGATTCCTCCCCCTGATACGATTGCCCGCCGTTTAATTGAAGATACGGTTGCATTATGCCGTCATCAGTAA
- the hemE gene encoding uroporphyrinogen decarboxylase, whose translation MNELKNDRYLRALLRQPVDITPVWMMRQAGRYLPEYKATRQAAGDFISLCKNTELACEVTLQPLRRFPLDAAILFSDILTIPDAMGLGLYFETGEGPRFHSPILSHADVEKLPVPDPELELGYVMDAVRAIRKALAGQVPLIGFSGSPWTLATYMVEGGSSKAFTKIKAMMYTAPATLHMLLDKLANSVILYLNAQIKAGAQSVMIFDTWGGALSHRDYLEFSLQYMHKIVDGLIREHEGRRVPVTLFTKGGGQWLEAMAATGCDALGLDWTTNIADARRRVGDKVALQGNMDPSMLYAQPARIEEEVSTILQDFGVGSGHVFNLGHGIHQDVPPEHAGAFVEAVHRLSVKYHQ comes from the coding sequence ATGAATGAGTTGAAAAACGACCGCTATCTGCGTGCCTTATTGCGTCAGCCCGTCGATATCACACCGGTATGGATGATGCGTCAGGCCGGTCGATATTTACCTGAATATAAAGCGACGCGTCAGGCTGCGGGGGATTTCATCTCGTTATGTAAAAACACTGAATTGGCTTGTGAAGTCACCCTCCAGCCCTTACGCCGCTTTCCACTAGATGCAGCTATCCTATTTTCCGATATTTTGACTATTCCTGATGCGATGGGGTTGGGGCTGTATTTCGAAACGGGGGAAGGGCCACGTTTTCATTCTCCGATTCTCAGTCATGCTGATGTAGAAAAATTGCCAGTGCCTGATCCCGAACTGGAGTTAGGCTATGTTATGGATGCAGTGCGTGCTATTCGTAAGGCATTGGCAGGGCAAGTTCCTTTGATCGGTTTTTCTGGTAGCCCGTGGACATTGGCAACTTATATGGTTGAGGGAGGAAGCAGTAAAGCTTTCACCAAGATTAAGGCCATGATGTATACGGCGCCTGCTACATTGCATATGTTGCTGGATAAATTGGCAAACAGCGTTATTCTATATCTGAATGCGCAAATAAAAGCAGGTGCTCAATCTGTCATGATTTTCGATACTTGGGGCGGGGCTTTGTCTCATCGTGATTATCTGGAATTTTCCTTGCAATATATGCATAAAATTGTTGATGGATTGATCCGCGAACATGAAGGGCGTCGAGTACCTGTTACCTTGTTCACCAAAGGGGGAGGGCAGTGGCTTGAGGCGATGGCAGCAACAGGATGTGATGCTCTTGGTTTGGACTGGACAACGAATATTGCCGATGCGCGTCGGCGCGTTGGAGATAAGGTTGCCTTGCAGGGTAATATGGACCCTTCCATGCTATATGCTCAGCCAGCACGAATTGAAGAAGAAGTTTCGACAATTTTACAAGATTTTGGTGTGGGTAGTGGGCATGTTTTCAACTTGGGGCATGGCATTCATCAGGATGTTCCGCCAGAGCATGCAGGGGCATTTGTTGAAGCAGTACATAGGCTTTCAGTAAAATACCATCAATGA